From Chryseobacterium shandongense, the proteins below share one genomic window:
- a CDS encoding TIGR03643 family protein — translation MNKNFNVQQIDRIIEMAWEDRTPFEAIQFQFGISELEVIELMRSELKESSFKRWRKRVNSGVSLKHLKKRSEEITRFKCSRQRVISNNKISKR, via the coding sequence ATGAATAAAAACTTCAACGTACAGCAAATCGACAGAATCATCGAAATGGCGTGGGAAGACCGAACGCCGTTTGAAGCGATACAATTTCAGTTCGGGATCAGTGAATTGGAAGTGATTGAGCTGATGCGGAGCGAGCTTAAAGAATCAAGTTTTAAGCGATGGCGCAAAAGAGTAAATTCAGGAGTAAGCCTGAAGCATCTGAAAAAGCGCAGTGAGGAAATTACCCGTTTCAAATGCAGCAGGCAAAGAGTGATCAGCAATAATAAAATTTCGAAACGATAA